The Cygnus olor isolate bCygOlo1 chromosome 13, bCygOlo1.pri.v2, whole genome shotgun sequence DNA segment ctGCAGTGAGACCCCGTGGGAAGCCTGCCCGGTACTGAAACGCTGACAAGCTCAGCTTAACCCACGTCACCCCTGGAGAACAATAGGGGAAGGTTGTGCCAACGTCATCAGCACCAAACCCGGGTATCCCCAGCAACACCAACACAAACACCCATTGGGATGGCCCGGTCCTGCTCTGCATGCCGAAGGACACCGCTTCTATACTCAgaagaaactcatttttttaCTCACGGATAATCTACGATAGCTCATGCGACACCCAGACAAACCCAAGCTCTCATCATAATCCGCTCCAGATGTTGCGATGTAGTTGAGGAAGTGTCTGGGACTCCTCTACCACACAGGGCATCAATTTTTCCAGACACTTGAAAGTTAATAACTGTCATAATTCAGGCGAGCAGTTCTTGTGAAACCAGCTCTGGGGATGGTGCCTAGCCAAACAAATCCTGTTGGCGTAGCCCAGTGCTCTGACGTGGTGCACTATGCACGGGGCTATATATAAAAACCAGGAAGCAATCCAAGGGAAACGGCACACTTAGCTCTGCTGCAGACCATACACAGCATACAGTGATGGAGAAAGCTATTTCTGGCTGCTTTTTCCAGCAAATgtaagtatttttgcttttaaactaagTGAAAGCTAACATACTTCATTACAGTCAGGGTATTCGGTGGTAATTTGGGTTTCAATGTTGTTCTCCTCTTCTGTATGTTCTCTGACACAATTCCAAGAAGAATTTTGAAAGGAACTATTTGTTTAAGAGTAGGAGATATTTTATGTACCTCTCAGACTACAATGACATAACCAAGACCGTTGAGGAGCTATTGTTAACTGGAATTTGTAAATTGTCTCAGGAGAACAATGTCGGTACAGATAAAAACCAGCACAGATGAAAATGCTAATTCAGGAAACCTGCCATGGGTTTGAGCTGAGGCTGCTACCTGGAGCAGGACTAAACAGAAGCTGTCTAAGTGTCACTGTCCACACGCAGCAACCCGCCTGCGGATGACCTGCAACTAAAACCGCAAGAGGCTGCTTTgaaaaccataaataaatagatgacTCGGCTCAGGTTGCCTTCTTTGCCGGTTCTGGCCATTGTGGCAGGACGGGGGCAGCCATTCTGGAAGCAGCCCCTGTGCCCGTTTCCCTCTGGCCCCATCCCAGGCCTGATCCCACCTGCCTGGCACGGACAGAGGAGGGTCTGGTGATggagagcagctgctctgcGCTCCCCATGGTCCTCTGCGGGCCGGCAGGGTTTGCCAGCTGGGGGAAGCTCTTTTATCTTATATGAGGGCTGTGGCTGCCTACTGATAAGGCCAGGACCTCAGCAATGAGGGCTGTACCCTAAAAACTATCCTTGGTGCCTGTGGGCAGCACTCTCTCCTTCCCCTAAAACCTAGCCCATGCCCACTCAGCATTCAGGAGGGCGCACACCAGCAGGTACCAAAATTGTGCTGAGGGCCATTGAAGCTCTAAATGCAACTTAATGAAGGTCCAGTGCCAGGAATGTCTCCTAGCTCTGCTTAATTTACTAGAGCAGATGTATCCAGACAGCGTTTAGAGCAAGTACTGGGACCTGGGATGCTCTTTTCCCTAGGAACTCCCCCCAGCTACCCATATCTGGTCCCCGAGCCTTTCCTAATCCCTGCCCAGGCCCAGGGTGTCAgctgttttcctgtgctgtgcccAGATTCCTTAGGTGGTACGAAAAGCGTCCCCGCCTCAGGACAATCTGCAGCCTGCTGGTCGGGACACTGCTGAGAGATAAACATCTCAATCCCCTGCGGCAAAGGAGGAAATCGAACCTAGTTCTGCTGCATTCTGGGTGGGAGCTTTAACCACTAAATCATAGCATGAAAGGGGTGGAGGGAAGGAGCCACAGCAATGATCCCATCTCCTGAAGCAGCCGTTCCCTGACAGGAAGGACACCATGGACACGTCTTGAACAGAAAGTGGGAAGGCATCATCCTTCGGGAAACTCCAGTTCCTCTGCAAAGTGCTTTGTGACCTTACCTGAAATGTTGGCAGCGTTACGTAAATCACCAAAGCTTTCAGGAAGGGAAGATGTGAAAAACACTTTGAGCTCCTGAGCATCTGGACCGGCTGCTTCTGGGCATGTCCTCCGGCTGTACCGGCTGCTCAACATCCTTTTCCAGTACTCGTCATTGCGACAGTCTGTGGCTCATCACCAAGACCTGGGGTGCAAGATAGGACCCAACGCCCAGAAGCTCCATGTTAAAATGTTCCACATGGCCGTGATGAAGATCTGTTGTAAATTCATACTTTGGTGTCTTCTTCGTTTTGaacttccatgaaaaaaaaaaaaaaaagatggaggaaataaatgaatggACAAGCTCACTGGAGCAATCTGGTTTTATCAGCATGGCAAACTTCCTCTTGATGcagtttattttccagtgaagttttatttccacattttacAAAGATGTAAAAGCCCGAAGTTAATGAACTGCACATTTTCTTCACTCTTTCAGCTGCTCAAACCAGTTTAGATTTGTTTACTACTCTTCATCTGGGAATCACAGCCTTGAGTTTAGCTGAAGTCTTGTGGCCAGCTATGTTGTTCTTCAGCACGCAGCAGCCTGGGTGAGGTTATGTGTACTTTCCACCATGTGACAATTCATGGCAGTGACCAGTTGTCATAATATGAGCAAAGATCTTTGAGGGAAATCATTTGTCTGCTCAAAAATCtacttaatattaaaatatacaaaaaaatagGCTGCAATccaaaaaaggggaaaatgttcTTAATAATACCTGTTCAAACAAGGAGCAGCTTGCTTGAATAACAAGATAAATCAGAATTCAACTGCACATACCACAGCTTGGCTTTCCTCCATTCCTAGCCAGGGAGAGGTACAAGCTTTCACACTGTGGATTGGGATGGTTTGTTCCAATAGTAGATCTTCATTTCATCAATGCTCTCTATCCAAACAAATGGCCAAACCAGTGCTCAGAGATTAACCTTTCTCTTCACCTCCTCTTTCATCAGCAGTGAAGCAAAGCCACTTCTTTGTAAGTTAGTCTACAGTAAAGGGACTGAACTGTCAAAGGgctttgttttaatggaaagaaCAGTGAATAACagaaaggttttgctttttacagaaattgaagaaccatttttttctagttattcACTGTGGCAAAGTAGGGTAAGACGAACTGTATCACAATTCAGATGGAGTAAAGCACTAAATTTTTCCTACTTCTTTGGAAAAGGATTCCACTAACAAGTTGGCTCAGATAtataaaagaagacaaaaggtGCATATGAATTTTGGATGAGTCAAACTGGTATAAACCGAGCCTCAACAAGCAACAGGAATCCCACCCTTAAAAAAGCTGGCTTGAATAGTACCTTTCATAGGAATTACGGAATTATCGCTTTTGCATCAtctcaccaaaacaaaaaaaaaaggcaagaactAAATCAGCCACACGGACCTGTTAGGTAACTCTGCAGGAAAAGCTTTGTAGTACAAGCTCCAGGGTGCTTATATTAGGAATACCAGGAACTTACATAAGGAGATAGGTGCTAAAGTATAGAAGAGATGGCATTGTTACATTTAGCTAAATCTGTGGTCACCTCACCAATGATCTAATTTTAGAGCCACTACtcaaaataaaagggaataaCTGTCAAAGTTTTGTGAGAACAGAGTCTGGATAAAGATGGGTTTGGAAGCATTACAGCAAACAACTGAGGCACAACTAAACGATGAActcaaaacacaacacaaacagcCTTGTAGATGACTCAAACAAAATTGTTAGTGTAACTATAAcagcaatattattttaatgattggAAATAGTGCTTTCTGAGCAAAGAGTACATTGCTGTGGCCCAGGGTGTCCTCAACAAATAAACGTTCAGGTGTGACACGAGCCGTAACTTTAATATTATCTGAAGAGATGGTTCTTGACAAAATCgacattatttcatttgtagGTAGGGGTTATTAACGTTTGGTAATCTAAATGCTTTTCAGTGACGTGAGAAATAGGGCTGAGAGGCAGCTGAAGTCCATCGGCCTACCAGCAGATGTCTGTTCCTCCCTGTACTCCTAACACCCACCCAGTGTGCTCCTGAACACTCCCAATGATGGAGGGTCCACGATTTCTCATGACAAACTATTCCAGAGCTCGATCATCCTTCCTGTTAATACTCTCCTTACTTGTGATCTGAATTATCTTAACgtaaattaaacaaatgagCGTCTCCTGTAATCCAGACTGCGCAACCCCGACTCCCTTCCCTCTGTATCATGTTTTATCTCTCTCATCACTGTCTTCAATCTCCTTGAAACACCGTCAGCAATCAATACTCTCTTGAACTGCTGACCTCAAAACTGGTTTCAGCGCTTCAGTCAAGACTTAACTTGTGCCAAGCAAAACTGAAGACTCATCCCATGTATTTCCAGACACTGTTCCTGCCTGTGCATCACAGGATGGTCCCTGCCTTTTCCCAGCGCGAGCGTTGCTGACACGAGCTGTGGGTGTTGCAACCACCACAAGGTGCAGGCTGTACCGATAACCGCGTGTGTCGGCACTGCCGCCTACGGCAGCCGTCCTCCTCCCCGggcttcttccctctccctcccacacCTCCGTTCCTCCTCTCGCTCACCACGTCGCAGGCACCAGCTCTCGTCTAGACCTGAAACTGTACTTGCAGATTCGTGGTAACAGACTTAATAAGCAAACTTAATAAGCACAAACTCTAATACCTGTTGTAGTTGATGAGAACGCACAAAAGGACAGATGTCTGCAAGATCTTCTGATACAGCATCCCTTCCATCTCTGATAATTagcctcttcttcttttcccaccTTGCTGTGCATGACTTAATTGTTGTTTTGTCTAGTCCACATTAGTCCTTAGCTTGTTCCTTTGTAGGAATGCTTCATGAAGCAATATTGGAAGTCTTAATAAAATTCAAGACATATAATGCTTGCTGATTGTTTTCTCCCCCGTGAGATCTATTATCCTTCTACAGAAGGAAGCTGAGATCATGTAATAGGCTTTATCTGTGAGAAAACCACATTATTCTTCCTTATGTACACTCTATTTCTTAGATAACAATGCGTTTGattatttcagtcattttctgGGAACTAGCTCCTCTTGCTCTTCCCTTTGAAAGTCAGGGACCACCTTTgctatttcatgttttctggggcttctttaatttttcttttaagatttcCCAGTGATATTATGTTGAATTATTGACccaaaaaggcaaacagaaaaaaaaaaaaaaagctttcgTAATGAAAGTAGCCCTCTTCTGACCTTAATTTTCCCAGTAACAGTCAAGTCATTCCAGTTCCCTGAAATGACCCCTGCAATAATTACAAGAAAACGCTGTAATTCCCAGGTTTTATatgcaatttatttaataattgaTGAGCTGTGAGGATTTCACATACTGAATGACTCTGAAGCTGGGTAACCGACCAAAGCCGCAATGATGCTGGATTGTGCAGGATGCCAGCCGGTGCCTGTACCAAAGCAGGTAATATAATGCTAATTTTCTGCAACGTATTCCACTCATCTTACATGTAATCAACTTTTTTTATATGCATTCCAGGTATTCTTCCCTGACTAGTATTTCTATGGAGAGAGACCACATGAAAGATCTCAGAAGATACCTGGTACTTAAATATATCCAATACCTTGTCCTGTCTTCTTCAAATGCTGTCAGCACCCTTCTGGGCTTGCTGGGCAGCTTGTACGTGACAATCATCCTGCAGTCTGCAAAGGTTTCATCCAAGTCCACCACAGTTCTCATCGCGAGTCTAGCAAAAGCAGACATCCTGGTTTCTGTTAGTGTTGCTGCTGAAATGGTCGCGTGGACCTTTGATGTTGCTATCTCATCTCCAGCATTCGCCTCGGCCCTGCTGCAGAACCTGCTCACTGCAAACGCACACATCAGCGCCTTGCTGCTGAGCTGCGTTGCCCTCGAAGCTTACTTGATCACCTTCTTCCCCACAGAGTCTCGCCATCTGCGGACAGTGAAAAATGCCCGACGGACTTCCAGGATCATCTGGCTCTTGGTAGCCGCCGAGTGCATCCTGTTCCAGACGGATGACCTCCTGAAGGCCGGCAGCGCTCCTGCTCCCGTCTGCAGCCTCTTGGTGTTTCATTTCTCCAGCAGGGCCGCAGCCCTTCTCAGGTCCCTCAGTTACTTCCTGGGCATTCTTCTAAGGATTGTCAACGTGTACTTCtactacaaaatatttttcagcatgtcCAACAGATCTACACTAAAAACAAAGTAGTGCATATTGCCAGAGAAGGCAGTGCTGTGACACCAAACAGAAGACGCTTCAATGCAAGCTCCAGGTATTGGTTTGAAAACCATTTTGCTGTGGCTGTTTGTGCTAGCAGCCTGAGCACAACGCGGTCCCGCTTTGCATGTTCTCAATCTAGAGTTTGTTCACTGTGCAGGTGAaacaaatgacatttcattCAGGGTTGGGAGAAGTGAAAAAAtccaagtatttttatataaaaagggTGCTTAGAGGCTTACTCAGGGATCTGTTGAGCCAAGAGCTGTATAATTGTACACTAAGGACATTGCCTATGTCCTAAAATCTCGCTAACCCAGGTGAACCACTGGGACCAGCAGGTAGGATCAAAAGACAAGGCGAGCCCCAAGCTGAGCTCATGGGCTCGTCCCATGGCCAGCATCAGCCCCGCCATGAGAGTTCGCAGGACAGAGCGAGGCAGAGCTGCCACCTTGGTGTGCCCatggagctgctcctgggaggTGACCACAGCAGGGTAGTGCCTGGCACATCCCCAGCCAGAAATGCCAGAATGCAACCGTTTGCTGCAGCCCTACAACTGGAGAGAGGGCTTGAGAAAAACCCCGTGCTGAGGACTCCGTGTCCTGTACCcggagggagctgggattttgGTGGCTGTGGTTTCTGAGGCAGAGAAGGACACACAGGGGTTAGCAGAGGTGTTCCAGGCCCCTTGGGGGTGCGGAAGAGCAGGGCCATGGGTGCTCCTCTGACCACGCTGAAGCTCAGGTGGATGTGTGACAGAGCTGCTACCCGGCTGTGGTGATTCCTGGGGTCCCCTCGAGGCACTGGGAGGTTATCAGCGAACATAAAGTACCCCAGCTACCTCGGATGCTCCCTGACGCACAAAAGCACACAGCTATGTCCTCCTGCACTGTGTGGGAGATGGCCTCCAGCTTCAGAAAGGTTTTAAATCATCTGAGAATGCCTCCCGGTGTTGCCTTGCCTTCAGTATctatgcctcagtttcctcGTCTGTGTGGCGGGGATGGGGATAACTGCATTTTGTCCCCCCTCAAGGGGGCCGAGAGATTAAACTTCTGCGGCATGTTCTGCAACCCAGGGATCATAAAAGGTGGAAAGAAAAGCGAAATAAGCCCAAATTAACGTATTAATAGCCCAAATGCTGCATAGAGCCTCCCTCTGCCATGTTTCCAGACATTCACCTTGCCAGCTTGAACACAGCAGTAAAACTCTGCCTACCTGAGAAGGAAAAGACCGTGGGGCACAAAGCCCAAGTGCAACGGATTTTGGTTCCAAGCTGCCCCCCTCCAGGCTGTGTTAGGTCCTCACACGCAAACCTGTACCCGTGAGTACCTGACGTGCCCCACTAGCACCAGCTCCTGGACAATTAGACTGTTAGGGCTGAAAACTGGATCTGTGGGCACTTTTCTGAGTGGCCTGTGATCCAAGGCGACAGGAGGCCCAGGAGCTGTCAATTAGAGATGAGACTTCAGAGAGACAAAGCAAGCAGCGAGTGCGGAGGagtttcctgctctgctcctctcacCAGCTAGTTTCTAAATTTCGCAATCACACTCTCTGTACTTGgtctcagaaatgttttttttttttttttccccctccttcacCACAATAAACTTGATCCTCCCTGCTTCCGTTCCTCCTTCTCTTTGCGTTTCTTCACGATCCTTGTTACACTCCCTGAGAAAGGGCTGGATCATTGCTTCTACGTCAAAAATCAAACAGTAATAATGTGGATGCACTTGGCTGGCTCTAAGAGGCAAAAGTACTGAGCTCTTACCTACAACTgctgaaatcttttaaaattgtctAATCAGGTTGGCTGCagtaacagattaaaaaaaaaatagaagaagaaaaaaaagatgaatatttttattatggaaATTCACAGAAGTTTGCTGTGTACGTGCAGTTATTTATGATAAATATTGGTGGTGTCAGAGCTCCTGTCCGCAGAGATGTGGACAATGCAGGGCCAGAAGAGAGTGAAGAGTGCCTGACATGTTTCTCAGAGGGCTCAGAGGAAGCACTGCTGAGGGCTGGCTATCGagcaaaagcagaacagaaacataaTCAAGTCACTTAAAAAACTTTGATGCAATCCCTTAAACTAGGATGTTGCCCAACAAAGCCGATTTCTTCCGCAAGAAGGACATATTAATAATTAGAGGTACTGTGACgtgtttgtattttgaaagcCTGAAGTACTACTTTCATGAAAAACTAAATGCTACCTGAAGTGCCgtaataaataaagttttgtttgttaaagCATACGCATTATTTATTACAAATGCGCATTCTTTCCAAGGATCTTTCACCACTACACTTCCAGCGTTTCCTACAAAAGCCCAAGCAGATGCCTGACCAATCACCAGTGGATTggagcttttcttttgctgtataAGGCTTACagcttttttaatctttgaattCATCACTTGGTtcgagattttttttcttgcttggcTTTTGCGACAAGTGCCTTTGCCCTCAGGACAATCTTTTTCTTAAGAAGttaatgaaagcaaatgctGAGAACGACTTGGCTTAGACAGCGTGTGAAAACAAGGTAATCACAGTAAAACACATCAGATATCGTTCTGGCATCTGGGAACTGGGATCCCAATTGACGAAGCTGCACGTGCACAAGCATTTGCGGTGGTTGGCACTTTCTTTTGCTCTTGCCGGGGGGACATGGGTCCACGGAGCTTTTAGCAGCCCTTTTACTAAAGTGGCTTTAGCTCAGTGCTGTTTTCCCTGCCCAGGAGGAAAATGGGCAATGGGAAACcatgctgcctgcctgctttaCTGTCCTGTGGGGGCCAGGCTGTGGCTCTTTGAGGCTGCACGGTTCATTTAtcaggctgcagctcagcatctTTGGCCACACACCATTCCCTCTCCTTGGCTGGGTGGTTGGTTGCCCTGTCTGGattcctgcagctctccagccttGCCCAGATGCTCCGTCAGGAGACAGGTGATTATAGCAAGGGGAAGCCCTTTTCTGAtcactgcaatatttttttttcttaaggttttaaataattctttttctctccgGACATATTGGCAATGATTAATAAAGCAGTTATTGCAGTAGGTTCATCTCCTGGATGTCTACTCTGCGTCCAATACATTCAGTGTCAGTCACGGCAGTgtttaaataacagcaaaaggaggctGTCCTAACTAACTGCCCATCTCCCCATCTGCCACAGCAAGGGAACGACCAGCAGCTGGCACTCCTGGCAGCTTTAGAAAATGAGAGAACAAAATGGAAGTACTTGTGGGCGCAGACAAGAGCCAGGACCCCCCGTCAGGGAGCTCtgccatgctgtgctgtgcctttCCTATTTGTCTTCTCAGTCTTGCCTCAAGATCTTCTGCATAGGAAGCACCTAGGCAATGAGTTTATCCTAGCGGCTCAAGCACCAGGACGTGCTTTTCATCTGACTGTGAGGTCAGGTTTTAAATAATACCATCCACTTGTCTCTGTTGTGCTTTGAGCACCAAAGCAACTGTTATTCTAACATTCAGAAACGTCAAGAACTCACATGCTCTGGAAAAAGTGAATCATTTAATACAAGACACTCCACAAAATGGTGACTAAACAGAGCTGAGTCTCTCTTACTGTGCAAAATGAGACttcaagaaatttcttctcccttccaaGTGACTCATTTCCACCGTATAAATGAGCATTTCACTAATCTTAAGTAAGCTAAAACCCAAAAGGATGTTAGCTGATGTTAATACTACAGCACTGCCTTACAAAAGCAAAGGAATCAGTAAtggttttcatctttctgaagcATGTCTGAACATGGTTTGTGTCCCAGAATATTGTGTTGGATACATCTTCAGGACAATTTCTAATTTCTGGGGAGTTATTGATGGAGATCTGcccaaaaatacaaataaaaccagGTTATCTCTGGTAGAGCCTGAGTGATCTGTtatcctgctgcctgctcttgTGCATATTAAGGAGCAGTGACCTATTTATCGATCCTTTGTATTCAAAACCTGAGGAATATACACATAGAAACAAGTAAT contains these protein-coding regions:
- the LOC121077188 gene encoding G-protein coupled receptor 183-B-like, whose translation is MEKAISGCFFQQMYSSLTSISMERDHMKDLRRYLVLKYIQYLVLSSSNAVSTLLGLLGSLYVTIILQSAKVSSKSTTVLIASLAKADILVSVSVAAEMVAWTFDVAISSPAFASALLQNLLTANAHISALLLSCVALEAYLITFFPTESRHLRTVKNARRTSRIIWLLVAAECILFQTDDLLKAGSAPAPVCSLLVFHFSSRAAALLRSLSYFLGILLRIVNVYFYYKIFFSMSNRSTLKTK